From the genome of Macrobrachium nipponense isolate FS-2020 chromosome 29, ASM1510439v2, whole genome shotgun sequence, one region includes:
- the LOC135206180 gene encoding uncharacterized protein LOC135206180 isoform X2, translated as MKTSIILMMAVAGIWCLPANVEKSNGSNRKQATVVVKDRSDVEIKIEETETGKYKLEAYKGTGSERSQIPAKAWKVPNDWRAPGRNTSKVVHAELLSNGDLVLVLYSRRTGLELIVLPLEILEIPEEVATVSPRPILFPGQPITFPNATVPWHPTLPTPPEKWEWVPSDVEVVTPSAQVYPVPERSSLPSY; from the exons ATGAAGACATCAATCATTCTCATGATGGCAGTAGCCGGTATTTGGTGTCTGCCAGCGAACGTTGAGAAGTCCAACGGCAGCAACAGAAAACAAGCTACGGTTGTGGTGAAAGATCGATCCGACGTAGAAATAAAGATTGAAGAAACCGAGACTG GCAAATACAAACTGGAAGCCTacaaaggaactggcagcgaaaGATCCCAGATCCCAGCCAAGGCTTGGAAGGTTCCAAACGATTGGAGGGCCCCTGGGAGGAACACGTCGAAGGTCGTCCACGCTGAACTTTTATCGAACGGGGACCTGGTCCTCGTTCTTTACAGCCGCCGGACGGGACTCGAGCTCATCGTCTTGCCCCTGGAAATTCTCGAGATTCCTGAAGAAGTCGCCACTGTCTCCCCACGACCGATCTTGTTCCCCGGACAGCCCATCACTTTCCCCAACGCCACCGTCCCGTGGCACCCCACACTCCCCACCCCACCTGAGAAATGGGAGTGGGTCCCTTCTGACGTCGAAGTCGTCACTCCCAGTGCCCAGGTGTATCCAGTCCCCGAGAGGTCCTCTCTGCCTTCGTACTGA